Proteins encoded by one window of Dreissena polymorpha isolate Duluth1 chromosome 11, UMN_Dpol_1.0, whole genome shotgun sequence:
- the LOC127851292 gene encoding tubulin beta-4B chain-like isoform X2 translates to MREIVHIQAGQCGNQIGTKFWEVISDEHGVGPTGTYHGNSDLQLEKINVYYNEATGGKYVPRAILVDLEPGTMDSVGSGPFGQIFQPDNFVFGQSGAVNNWAKGHYAEGAELVNSVLDVVRKEAESCDCLQGFQLTHSLGGGTGSGMGTLLISKIREEYPDRIMSTFSIVPSPKVSDSVVEPYNATLSVHQLVENTDETYCIDNEALYDICFRTLKLTTPTYGDLNHLVSATMSGVTTCLRFPGQLNADLRKLAVNMVPFPRLHFFMPGYAPLTSRNSQQYMALTVPELTQQMFDAKNMMAACDPRHGKCLTAAAMFRGRMSMKEVDEQLLNVQNKNSSYFVEWIPNNVKTAVCDIPPRGLKMSATFIGNSTAIQELFKRISEQFTAMFRRKAFLHPYLNEGMDEMEFTEAESNMNDMVFEYQQYQDATAEEEGEFDEEEGEGEAGEA, encoded by the exons ATGCGTGAAATTGTACACATCCAGGCTGGGCAGTGCGGAAACCAGATCGGAACCAA G TTCTGGGAGGTAATCTCCGACGAGCATGGTGTCGGCCCAACCGGCACATACCACGGAAACTCCGACCTCCAGCTTGAGAAAATCAATGTTTACTACAATGAGGCAACCGGGGGCAAGTATGTACCACGTGCCATCCTTGTGGATCTCGAGCCCGGAACCATGGACTCCGTGGGGTCCGGCCCCTTCGGCCAGATCTTCCAACCGGACAACTTCGTGTTCGGCCAGAGCGGTGCCGTAAACAACTGGGCCAAGGGTCACTACGCAGAGGGCGCTGAGCTCGTCAACTCCGTCCTCGACGTCGTTCGAAAGGAGGCCGAGTCATGCGACTGTCTTCAGGGATTCCAACTCACACACTCCCTCGGTGGTGGTACCGGATCCGGTATGGGCACACTGCTCATCAGCAAGATCCGTGAGGAGTACCCAGACCGCATCATGAGCACATTCTCCATTGTACCATCACCAAAGGTATCAGATTCCGTCGTTGAGCCATACAATGCCACACTCTCAGTCCACCAGCTCGTTGAGAACACCGACGAGACCTACTGCATTGACAACGAGGCTCTTTACGATATCTGCTTCAGGACCCTGAAACTCACCACCCCCACATACGGTGACCTGAACCATCTAGTCTCTGCCACCATGTCTGGAGTCACCACCTGCCTCCGATTCCCTGGTCAACTGAATGCTGATCTCCGTAAACTGGCCGTCAACATGGTGCCCTTCCCCCGTCTCCACTTCTTCATGCCTGGCTATGCTCCTCTCACATCTCGTAATAGCCAGCAGTACATGGCTCTCACCGTCCCTGAGCTCACTCAGCAGATGTTTGACGCCAAGAACATGATGGCTGCCTGCGACCCACGTCACGGCAAGTGCCTCACCGCCGCCGCCATGTTCCGTGGCCGCATGTCCATGAAGGAGGTCGATGAGCAGCTCCTTAACGTCCAGAACAAGAACAGCAGCTACTTCGTTGAATGGATCCCCAACAATGTGAAGACCGCTGTCTGCGACATCCCACCACGTGGTCTTAAGATGTCCGCCACCTTCATTGGCAACAGCACCGCCATCCAGGAACTGTTCAAGCGTATCTCCGAGCAGTTCACCGCTATGTTCCGTCGCAAGGCTTTCCTCCACCCGTACCTTAATGAGGGCATGGACGAGATGGAGTTCACCGAGGCCGAGTCGAACATGAACGACATGGTGTTCGAGTACCAGCAATACCAGGACGCCACCGCCGAGGAGGAGGGAGAGTTTGACGAGGAGGAGGGTGAGGGGGAGGCTGGTGAAGCATAA
- the LOC127851292 gene encoding tubulin beta chain-like isoform X1, with the protein MDSVGSGPFGQIFQPDNFVFGQSGAVNNWAKGHYAEGAELVNSVLDVVRKEAESCDCLQGFQLTHSLGGGTGSGMGTLLISKIREEYPDRIMSTFSIVPSPKVSDSVVEPYNATLSVHQLVENTDETYCIDNEALYDICFRTLKLTTPTYGDLNHLVSATMSGVTTCLRFPGQLNADLRKLAVNMVPFPRLHFFMPGYAPLTSRNSQQYMALTVPELTQQMFDAKNMMAACDPRHGKCLTAAAMFRGRMSMKEVDEQLLNVQNKNSSYFVEWIPNNVKTAVCDIPPRGLKMSATFIGNSTAIQELFKRISEQFTAMFRRKAFLHPYLNEGMDEMEFTEAESNMNDMVFEYQQYQDATAEEEGEFDEEEGEGEAGEA; encoded by the coding sequence ATGGACTCCGTGGGGTCCGGCCCCTTCGGCCAGATCTTCCAACCGGACAACTTCGTGTTCGGCCAGAGCGGTGCCGTAAACAACTGGGCCAAGGGTCACTACGCAGAGGGCGCTGAGCTCGTCAACTCCGTCCTCGACGTCGTTCGAAAGGAGGCCGAGTCATGCGACTGTCTTCAGGGATTCCAACTCACACACTCCCTCGGTGGTGGTACCGGATCCGGTATGGGCACACTGCTCATCAGCAAGATCCGTGAGGAGTACCCAGACCGCATCATGAGCACATTCTCCATTGTACCATCACCAAAGGTATCAGATTCCGTCGTTGAGCCATACAATGCCACACTCTCAGTCCACCAGCTCGTTGAGAACACCGACGAGACCTACTGCATTGACAACGAGGCTCTTTACGATATCTGCTTCAGGACCCTGAAACTCACCACCCCCACATACGGTGACCTGAACCATCTAGTCTCTGCCACCATGTCTGGAGTCACCACCTGCCTCCGATTCCCTGGTCAACTGAATGCTGATCTCCGTAAACTGGCCGTCAACATGGTGCCCTTCCCCCGTCTCCACTTCTTCATGCCTGGCTATGCTCCTCTCACATCTCGTAATAGCCAGCAGTACATGGCTCTCACCGTCCCTGAGCTCACTCAGCAGATGTTTGACGCCAAGAACATGATGGCTGCCTGCGACCCACGTCACGGCAAGTGCCTCACCGCCGCCGCCATGTTCCGTGGCCGCATGTCCATGAAGGAGGTCGATGAGCAGCTCCTTAACGTCCAGAACAAGAACAGCAGCTACTTCGTTGAATGGATCCCCAACAATGTGAAGACCGCTGTCTGCGACATCCCACCACGTGGTCTTAAGATGTCCGCCACCTTCATTGGCAACAGCACCGCCATCCAGGAACTGTTCAAGCGTATCTCCGAGCAGTTCACCGCTATGTTCCGTCGCAAGGCTTTCCTCCACCCGTACCTTAATGAGGGCATGGACGAGATGGAGTTCACCGAGGCCGAGTCGAACATGAACGACATGGTGTTCGAGTACCAGCAATACCAGGACGCCACCGCCGAGGAGGAGGGAGAGTTTGACGAGGAGGAGGGTGAGGGGGAGGCTGGTGAAGCATAA